A genomic region of Leptolyngbya sp. NIES-2104 contains the following coding sequences:
- a CDS encoding glycoside hydrolase family 15 protein, with protein sequence MATPALDLATRLDRYYEEVRSIILSRQNPISGLLPASTAVNAHGDYTDAWVRDNVYSILAVWGLALAYRKLDDDRGRTYELEHSVVKLMRGLLFSMMQQAQKVEKFKESQNPLEALHAKYDTATGSTVVGDDEWGHLQLDATSVFLLMLAQMTASGLSIVYTIDEVNFVQNLIYYIGRTYRTPDYGIWERGNKINHGNPELNGSSVGMAKAALEAMNGLNLFGTQGGQNSVIHVLPDEIARCRTTLESLLPRESSSKEVDAALLSAIAFPAFAVEDIELVDRTRNKIVDLLEGRYGCKRFLRDGHQTVIEDTTRLHYEPFELKQFEHVECEWPLFFTYLALDGIFRGDRTQAQNYLDRLDALTVERDGVKLLPELYIVPEKAIEAEKANPHTQKRIPNENIPLVWAQSLYLLAKMLHEGLISVGDIDPCGRYLRRGQRRKATIQIALLAEDEALQVKLEANNVTTQTLEQVEPISVRHARELAAAYTQVGRNEKLSLTGRPQRRMRSLTTARVYRIKGDTIVFLPSFLEPERFYLTLDYHFLVSNIKSELSYIQRHWQQLGRPIVTLLLTKEMYELGREALLDLVQELQAGRCGEIPVQLGQLKQFVRTAGTERIDSLHDFQFESRSVAQVGVSCYHLAFDPDRTHPLSISQEFKLEYETDVQVLLDSLRSSENLYEQVELLAMLTRLQGLEFETGLSGANSSVTVRDLLNELYTRASKGDSTRSPYWSILRRCAGLLDKVDVGLSDAVTDIIVRQKQIAIGRAYSEDSLIVQPLPHTEVLEKIREFCREDIRDRVLTQEVIIYLSLLIKGEPNLFKGLLTLRVGYLILLITTDLARELDLTQDEAYEKLMSLSPFEIKTRLREIVVGYADLNKALFKQESLKVKLPNRAIDWVILVDKAEIEPASQNWWRKRQLDGALNRVPKDFYPSVWKLLHHCKGLVIGDKLERRNRLESEFLTTEMTAGEKNFALKIEHLLNKIQAPEYRQVNVEALMELNAIAERNPDFKVEEYIVMDVLIGHAVRLAWLDNHPEHRDRYDEFKSSAWRSFYETSPYDCASFVAKAMQFLTQLGDDSQ encoded by the coding sequence ATGGCAACTCCAGCACTTGATCTCGCAACTCGGCTCGATCGCTATTACGAAGAAGTTCGATCGATTATCCTGAGCCGTCAGAATCCTATCTCTGGTTTACTGCCTGCGAGTACAGCGGTGAATGCTCATGGAGATTATACAGATGCTTGGGTACGAGACAACGTTTACAGCATTCTGGCAGTGTGGGGACTGGCACTGGCATATCGGAAATTAGACGACGATCGCGGGCGCACCTACGAGCTAGAACACAGCGTCGTGAAATTGATGCGCGGTTTGTTGTTTTCAATGATGCAGCAAGCACAGAAAGTGGAGAAATTCAAAGAGAGCCAAAATCCTCTAGAAGCGCTTCATGCAAAGTACGATACTGCAACCGGCTCAACGGTGGTCGGTGACGATGAATGGGGACATTTGCAGCTTGATGCTACTTCAGTGTTTTTGTTGATGTTGGCACAGATGACAGCTTCGGGATTGTCGATCGTATACACAATCGATGAAGTGAATTTTGTTCAAAACCTGATTTACTACATCGGTCGCACGTATCGCACTCCAGATTATGGCATCTGGGAGCGGGGCAACAAGATCAATCACGGAAATCCAGAATTGAATGGTAGCTCTGTGGGAATGGCGAAAGCAGCCCTTGAAGCGATGAATGGATTAAATCTATTTGGAACACAAGGCGGACAGAATTCGGTGATTCATGTGCTGCCGGATGAGATTGCTCGCTGTCGAACCACTTTAGAATCGTTGCTACCACGGGAATCCAGTTCAAAAGAAGTCGATGCGGCATTGTTAAGCGCGATCGCATTTCCCGCCTTTGCAGTCGAAGATATTGAACTCGTCGATCGAACTCGCAACAAGATTGTTGATCTCTTAGAAGGTCGCTATGGCTGTAAGCGATTTTTACGAGATGGACATCAGACCGTGATTGAAGATACAACGCGCTTGCACTATGAACCATTTGAATTGAAGCAGTTTGAACATGTTGAGTGTGAATGGCCGCTTTTCTTTACTTATCTTGCATTAGATGGAATTTTTCGCGGCGATCGCACTCAGGCGCAGAATTATCTCGATCGCTTAGATGCACTGACCGTTGAGCGCGATGGTGTAAAGCTGCTGCCAGAATTGTACATTGTTCCAGAAAAGGCAATTGAAGCTGAAAAAGCGAATCCTCATACTCAAAAACGCATTCCAAACGAAAACATTCCGTTAGTTTGGGCACAGAGCTTGTATCTGCTGGCAAAAATGCTGCATGAAGGATTGATCTCGGTGGGTGACATTGATCCGTGTGGGCGATATCTGCGCCGAGGACAACGCCGAAAAGCGACGATTCAGATTGCTTTACTCGCGGAAGATGAAGCGCTACAAGTCAAGCTAGAAGCGAATAACGTCACGACACAAACTTTGGAACAAGTTGAGCCAATTTCTGTGCGTCATGCACGAGAGCTTGCTGCTGCTTATACTCAAGTCGGACGAAATGAAAAACTCTCACTGACTGGACGACCACAGCGCAGAATGCGGAGTCTAACCACCGCCAGAGTTTACAGAATCAAGGGAGATACGATCGTATTTCTCCCCTCATTCCTCGAACCCGAACGGTTTTATCTCACCTTGGACTATCACTTTTTAGTGTCAAACATTAAAAGTGAACTCTCTTACATTCAGCGTCACTGGCAACAATTAGGAAGACCGATCGTAACGCTACTCCTCACAAAAGAAATGTACGAACTCGGTCGAGAAGCCTTACTCGATCTCGTTCAAGAGCTTCAAGCAGGACGATGTGGAGAAATTCCAGTTCAGTTAGGACAGCTTAAACAGTTTGTGCGAACGGCTGGAACTGAGCGCATTGATTCGCTGCACGATTTTCAGTTTGAATCAAGATCAGTGGCTCAGGTGGGTGTGTCTTGCTATCATTTAGCATTTGACCCTGATCGCACTCATCCGCTCAGTATTTCTCAAGAGTTCAAGCTAGAGTATGAAACTGATGTTCAAGTGCTACTCGATAGTTTGCGATCGTCTGAAAACTTGTATGAGCAAGTTGAACTATTAGCGATGTTAACTCGCTTGCAGGGTCTAGAGTTTGAAACTGGACTATCCGGAGCAAATTCATCCGTAACTGTTCGAGATTTGCTAAATGAACTGTACACCAGAGCAAGTAAAGGGGATTCTACTCGATCGCCTTACTGGAGCATTTTACGGCGTTGTGCAGGGTTGCTAGATAAGGTTGATGTGGGTCTATCGGATGCGGTCACAGACATCATCGTCAGGCAGAAACAGATTGCGATCGGGCGTGCTTATAGCGAAGATTCTCTGATCGTGCAGCCACTACCGCACACTGAGGTCTTAGAAAAAATTCGCGAGTTTTGCCGGGAAGATATTCGCGATCGCGTTCTAACTCAGGAAGTCATTATCTATCTCAGCTTACTGATCAAAGGTGAACCGAATCTATTCAAAGGATTGCTCACATTGCGAGTCGGTTACTTGATCTTGTTGATTACGACTGATCTAGCACGAGAGTTGGATCTCACTCAAGATGAGGCTTATGAGAAACTAATGAGCCTAAGCCCGTTTGAGATTAAAACCCGTCTGCGTGAAATTGTAGTCGGCTATGCAGACTTGAATAAAGCATTGTTCAAACAAGAATCGCTGAAGGTGAAACTGCCGAATCGTGCGATCGATTGGGTCATCCTGGTTGATAAAGCTGAGATCGAACCTGCCTCCCAAAACTGGTGGCGCAAACGGCAGTTAGACGGCGCACTCAATCGCGTTCCGAAAGACTTTTATCCGAGCGTTTGGAAGCTATTGCACCACTGTAAAGGTCTAGTGATTGGCGACAAACTAGAACGGCGGAATCGATTAGAAAGTGAATTTCTCACCACGGAAATGACCGCAGGCGAAAAGAACTTTGCCTTAAAGATTGAGCATTTATTGAACAAGATTCAAGCTCCAGAATATCGCCAAGTCAATGTTGAAGCCTTGATGGAACTCAACGCGATCGCAGAACGCAACCCAGACTTCAAAGTCGAGGAATACATTGTGATGGATGTTCTGATCGGTCATGCGGTGAGACTTGCTTGGTTAGACAACCATCCAGAACACCGCGATCGCTATGATGAGTTTAAGAGTTCGGCTTGGCGATCGTTTTATGAAACTTCACCGTACGATTGTGCCAGCTTTGTCGCGAAAGCGATGCAGTTCTTGACTCAGTTGGGAGATGATTCACAGTAG